The following are encoded together in the Pseudoalteromonas ulvae UL12 genome:
- a CDS encoding type 2 periplasmic-binding domain-containing protein, with translation MARTTFSFTLPLLLLLGCLFPAYGQTQLTFGLYPFPPDITQNQHGECEGPAVAQLKKLFLFSEQPLKILCVTPARLYKLFANGKVDMLLNIASTKALQGQSVIVKPQFHYINLAFATNKAMAEQKTVSAIRGYNYEGQREVLEQRGYEFVELKNGVDALELFALGRVAHHIGYIQHKEMLNFHDTKHLKLDQIEFNSLELIPTYIHISKKSPHLETINAYLTQLISQKHCQNLYNC, from the coding sequence GTGGCGCGCACTACTTTCTCTTTTACTCTGCCCCTTCTATTATTGCTTGGCTGTCTTTTTCCTGCTTATGGACAAACCCAACTCACATTTGGTCTTTATCCATTTCCGCCCGATATCACACAAAATCAACATGGCGAATGCGAAGGACCTGCTGTCGCGCAGCTCAAAAAGCTATTTCTTTTTAGTGAGCAACCATTGAAAATACTCTGTGTCACGCCCGCTCGGTTATATAAGTTATTTGCCAATGGAAAAGTTGACATGTTGCTCAACATCGCATCGACAAAAGCACTGCAAGGGCAATCTGTTATTGTTAAACCGCAATTTCACTACATCAATCTCGCATTTGCGACGAATAAAGCGATGGCTGAACAAAAAACAGTCTCAGCGATTCGAGGGTATAATTACGAAGGGCAAAGAGAAGTGCTCGAGCAGCGAGGTTATGAATTTGTCGAGCTTAAAAATGGTGTGGATGCTTTAGAATTGTTTGCGTTAGGCCGTGTTGCCCACCATATCGGTTATATTCAGCACAAAGAGATGCTTAATTTCCATGACACTAAGCACCTCAAGTTAGATCAAATTGAATTTAACTCTCTTGAATTGATCCCTACTTATATTCATATATCCAAAAAATCCCCTCACCTAGAGACTATTAATGCGTATTTAACACAACTTATTTCACAAAAACACTGTCAAAACCTCTACAACTGTTAA
- a CDS encoding GNAT family N-acetyltransferase → MQLETTRLILRSLCEDDWPFFLALHQLPSVMKFVADIEQEPQILARFNERSAPWSKENQGWLTLLIIEKESNRAVGLTGFLSRWHPYQQAEVGFMIHPDAQGAGYGYESLLSVLHFAAAGCGFHKITATVTEGNEGSVALLTKAGFELEGRLKDNFRIHNQWCNDLVFAYWPS, encoded by the coding sequence ATGCAACTAGAGACAACTCGTTTAATCCTGCGGTCGCTTTGTGAAGATGACTGGCCGTTTTTTCTGGCATTACATCAGTTACCATCTGTGATGAAGTTTGTGGCGGATATTGAACAAGAGCCGCAAATTTTGGCTCGATTTAATGAGCGTTCAGCCCCGTGGTCGAAAGAAAACCAAGGTTGGTTAACGCTATTGATAATTGAAAAGGAGTCAAACAGAGCAGTTGGCTTAACAGGCTTCTTATCGCGTTGGCATCCATATCAACAGGCCGAGGTGGGCTTTATGATTCATCCAGATGCCCAAGGTGCTGGATACGGGTATGAATCGTTACTCAGTGTATTGCATTTTGCTGCTGCAGGGTGTGGGTTTCATAAAATAACCGCGACGGTCACTGAAGGCAATGAGGGCTCAGTTGCATTGTTAACAAAAGCAGGTTTTGAACTTGAAGGGCGCTTAAAAGATAATTTTCGAATTCATAACCAGTGGTGTAATGACTTAGTGTTTGCGTATTGGCCGTCTTAA
- a CDS encoding VOC family protein, with protein MHQQSIANVSLLVTDYDQAIDFYTQKMGFALLEDTDLGAGKRWVQVAPKNNTGTALLLAKASSAEQCAAVGNQSGGRVFLFLQTDDFWADYNAMKDAGVEFCEQPREESYATVVVLQDLYGNKWDLIERK; from the coding sequence ATGCACCAACAATCAATTGCAAACGTGAGTTTGCTCGTGACGGATTACGATCAAGCCATTGATTTTTACACTCAAAAAATGGGATTTGCGCTACTTGAAGATACTGACTTAGGTGCTGGTAAACGCTGGGTACAAGTTGCACCAAAAAATAATACAGGCACTGCGTTATTGTTAGCAAAAGCAAGCTCTGCAGAACAATGCGCCGCTGTAGGCAATCAAAGTGGTGGTCGCGTCTTTTTATTTTTACAAACCGACGACTTTTGGGCCGACTATAACGCGATGAAAGACGCTGGGGTAGAATTTTGCGAACAACCCAGAGAAGAAAGCTATGCAACCGTTGTGGTACTTCAGGATTTGTATGGCAATAAATGGGATTTAATCGAACGCAAATAA